The Bradyrhizobium sp. WBAH42 genome includes a window with the following:
- a CDS encoding oligosaccharide flippase family protein produces MSLRRAAISSVLWSALENGSIALVSFLSLIIFAKLLSPSDFGVYSIALAVIEVVGIFTNMFFHDALVRQVNATDEHFNSAFTFSIVISIFSSVLLYAAFPFCTLLIDDHRIVAVGRMMAAGLLFSAPAAILSARQARQFGFRLLALRSLLGRIAGATLGILAAFLDFGIWALVAQFLSMTILGTITLVAFSDWRPRLTTKLSPIFDLLEYSFGAVVSLASNFLTKRAFIFFAGTFLGVEQAGFLSLAFRLVDTVWAISATAVSQVLLPTMAHLQQDARRMLQAYETALGLGCLALFPIFCGIGLIAPELVLALFGTKWLPAAEPAFWLGLLVFVQCPRIFCTSLLNVGGQVKTVSAVNLATLIYMALAISLTRLPSIPWALATWCSSEVLNFLLLQYFANRRFGISLTRFVADVAPSSIAACLMIIAVKAARAQMPESGPLLVLALLCCAGFLANLLSLAVFGRKSTLQLARTILMVRAK; encoded by the coding sequence TTCCTATCACTGATAATTTTCGCGAAGCTGCTCAGCCCGAGCGACTTCGGAGTATATTCGATTGCTCTCGCCGTCATTGAAGTTGTCGGCATTTTTACAAATATGTTCTTTCACGACGCGCTGGTTCGACAAGTCAATGCCACGGACGAGCATTTCAATAGCGCATTCACTTTCTCAATCGTGATAAGCATCTTCTCTTCTGTTCTTCTCTATGCAGCATTCCCATTCTGTACTCTACTCATCGATGACCACCGCATTGTAGCAGTTGGTCGCATGATGGCCGCAGGATTGCTATTTTCGGCACCTGCAGCAATCTTGAGTGCTCGACAGGCTCGTCAGTTCGGTTTTAGGCTCTTAGCGCTGCGTAGCTTGTTGGGCCGCATTGCAGGGGCGACTCTAGGCATCCTCGCTGCTTTTCTCGATTTTGGGATATGGGCCCTAGTTGCCCAATTCTTATCGATGACGATCCTGGGAACTATCACGCTGGTCGCGTTCAGCGACTGGCGACCGCGATTAACCACAAAACTGTCGCCAATTTTTGACCTGCTTGAATACAGCTTTGGCGCAGTAGTTTCGCTAGCGTCGAATTTTTTGACAAAGCGCGCCTTCATATTTTTTGCTGGGACGTTTCTCGGAGTCGAGCAAGCTGGATTCTTGAGCTTGGCTTTCAGGCTTGTGGATACGGTTTGGGCAATTTCAGCCACAGCTGTTTCCCAAGTCCTGCTGCCAACGATGGCACATCTGCAACAAGATGCACGGAGGATGCTACAAGCATACGAGACGGCTTTGGGACTGGGATGTTTGGCCCTATTTCCGATCTTTTGCGGAATAGGCCTGATTGCACCTGAACTTGTCCTCGCGCTGTTTGGCACCAAGTGGTTGCCTGCCGCAGAACCAGCGTTCTGGCTGGGCCTGCTGGTTTTTGTCCAGTGCCCTAGAATATTTTGCACATCGCTTTTGAATGTAGGCGGGCAGGTAAAGACTGTAAGTGCAGTAAACCTTGCTACTCTCATCTACATGGCGCTGGCAATTAGCCTGACTCGTTTGCCCTCTATTCCCTGGGCCTTGGCAACGTGGTGCAGCAGCGAGGTGCTGAACTTTCTCCTGCTACAATACTTCGCGAACCGTCGCTTCGGCATATCGCTCACTCGGTTCGTTGCAGACGTTGCGCCATCGTCGATCGCTGCATGCCTCATGATCATCGCGGTCAAAGCTGCACGCGCGCAAATGCCGGAAAGCGGTCCGCTACTCGTATTAGCCCTGCTCTGTTGCGCGGGATTCCTTGCCAATCTCCTATCGTTGGCTGTATTCGGAAGGAAGTCGACGCTTCAACTGGCTCGAACGATCCTCATGGTCCGAGCCAAATAG
- a CDS encoding glycosyltransferase family 2 protein encodes MSVEPELVTVIICNYNYADYVGEAIASALAIDWPNVEVIVIDDGSTDNSQRVIETYVPLGVRAIFGSKQGQTACAERAYNESHGAWVLFLDADDTVHPAIVREATGVMKPGWSMIQFQMSTIDEAGRSLGTIFPKYRSDVTPNLIRYWISHTDSYPTPPNSGNFLARDFLEKIFPLEKGMDRATDSYFLSTAPFLGDVLTVRKPLASYRIHGRNLGAQSTTLSLKKVATDLQRHITRCNYATRLAAKFGVVIAADRWRYGFYNLAMRLTSLRLDPSGHPIPNDTIAKCLRDSVLALITPQGLTLFRHIGIFIWLVAVASFPKPLARRIVSWRFVPSSRPNLLRRLMQAA; translated from the coding sequence ATGAGCGTTGAACCCGAGCTCGTCACGGTCATCATCTGCAACTATAACTACGCGGATTATGTAGGGGAGGCGATCGCTAGCGCCCTTGCTATTGATTGGCCGAATGTAGAAGTTATCGTTATTGACGATGGCTCCACCGATAACTCGCAACGCGTGATTGAAACGTATGTTCCGCTCGGAGTGCGAGCCATCTTTGGCTCAAAGCAGGGCCAAACGGCTTGTGCAGAGCGGGCGTATAACGAAAGCCATGGCGCTTGGGTCTTATTCCTCGATGCCGATGATACAGTACATCCGGCAATCGTCCGAGAAGCCACAGGAGTGATGAAACCGGGCTGGTCGATGATCCAGTTTCAAATGTCGACAATCGATGAAGCCGGTCGCTCTTTAGGCACTATTTTCCCAAAGTACCGGAGTGACGTGACGCCTAACCTTATTCGCTATTGGATTTCGCATACTGACAGTTATCCCACCCCCCCGAATTCAGGAAATTTCTTAGCGCGAGACTTCTTGGAGAAAATCTTCCCATTAGAGAAAGGCATGGATCGCGCCACAGACAGCTACTTTCTTTCTACTGCACCATTCTTGGGGGACGTGCTTACAGTACGTAAGCCGCTCGCCTCGTATAGAATCCACGGGAGAAATTTGGGAGCTCAATCGACAACTCTCAGCTTGAAGAAAGTTGCGACCGATTTGCAAAGGCACATCACTCGGTGCAACTATGCGACGAGATTGGCTGCAAAGTTTGGGGTAGTAATCGCAGCGGATCGATGGCGTTACGGGTTCTACAATTTGGCCATGAGGCTGACGTCTCTGCGACTAGATCCATCAGGTCATCCGATACCGAACGATACAATTGCAAAGTGCCTTAGGGACTCAGTTCTTGCGTTAATTACGCCACAAGGATTAACTCTATTTCGGCATATTGGAATTTTCATATGGCTTGTTGCTGTTGCCTCATTTCCCAAACCTCTTGCACGTCGTATCGTCTCTTGGCG